From the Malus domestica chromosome 17, GDT2T_hap1 genome, one window contains:
- the LOC139193629 gene encoding uncharacterized protein produces the protein MVMACVKSVSYSFLINRQSSGYLIPSCGLRQGDPLSPYLFLLCVEGLSALISHREQLGQVSGIWLCEGAPTIHHLLFADDSFLFGKTNVDKCAVIQHILDIYSQASSQSVNFAKSTVAFSANVLPYDQKMLACFLGVQLVERHERPSVMNFINLWLGFGGGMGRRVGKSIGDRGIRCVNLKWKSIIKAREVLVRGSRWVVGDGQFIRVWLDRWVPRPGTFKILSTPPLGRVQMKVDELIDTSSRVWRTDLLSEFFSPEEVSLILSLPLSFRAPEDRLMWHYDEKGFFSVKSGYWVAQQWLQSPYSSASSSNSVSAYGRLLKHIWKGNIPPKVKNFTWMIAHMQGAQRVVIESDSLKVISVLNGTVADSSGLGMIVEDVLQLASIFSRVKFIHASRFCNGFAHCLAKFALVSSNNLVWFEEPPTLIQELLFEDICNSG, from the exons ATGGTGATGGCGTGTGTAAAGTCGGTGTCATATTCTTTCCTCATCAACAGGCAGTCGAGTGGTTATTTGATTCCGTCCTGTGGGTTGCGGCAAGGGGATCCTCTATCACCATATTTGTTTCTGTTATGTGTTGAAGGCTTGTCGGCTCTCATTTCACACAGGGAGCAATTAGGGCAAGTGAGTGGGATTTGGCTATGTGAGGGTGCTCCCACGATTCATCATCTTTTATTTGCAGACGATAGTTTTCTCTTTGGTAAAACGAATGTGGATAAATGTGCGGTGATTCAACATATTCTGGATATCTACTCTCAAGCTTCGAGTCAATCCGTGAACTTCGCTAAAAGTACTGTGGCTTTTAGTGCAAATGTGCTTCCGTATGACCAAAAAATGTTAGCATGTTTTCTTGGTGTTCAGTTGGTGGAACGACACGAAAG ACCTTCTGTGATGAATTTCATCAACTTATGGCTCGGTTTTGGTGGGGGAATGGGTCGGAGGGTCGGAAAATCCATTGGAGATCGTGGGATAAGATGTGTAAATCTAAAGTGGAAG AGTATTATAAAGGCGAGGGAGGTCCTGGTTCGTGGCTCTAGGTGGGTGGTGGGTGATGGACAGTTcataagggtgtggttggatcGGTGGGTACCGCGGCCTGGTACCTTCAAGATTCTCTCGACACCTCCTCTTGGAAGGGTTCAAATGAAGGTTGATGAGTTGATTGATACTTCTTCAAGGGTGTGGCGTACCGATTTGTTATCGGAATTTTTTAGCCCCGAGGAAGTGTCTTTgattctttctcttcctcttaGCTTTCGTGCTCCGGAGGATAGGTTGATGTGGCATTATGATGAGAAGGGTTTTTTCTCTGTTAAGAGTGGGTACTGGGTGGCTCAGCAGTGGCTACAATCGCCGTATAGCAGTGCATCTTCCTCTAACTCGGTTAGTGCGTATGGGAGACTTTTAAAGCATATATGGAAAGGCAACATTCCTCCCAAGGTTAAGAACTTTACTTGGATG ATTGCGCACATGCAGGGGGCTCAACGGGTTGTTATTGAAAGTGATTCTTTGAAGGTTATTTCAGTCCTTAATGGCACTGTGGCAGACTCCTCAGGTCTTGGTATGATCGTGGAAGATGTTTTGCAGCTCGCCTCCATTTTCTCTAGAGTGAAATTTATTCATGCTTCTCGGTTTTGTAATGGGTTTGCCCATTGTCTTGCTAAGTTTGCTTTGGTTAGTAGCAATAATCTAGTTTGGTTTGAGGAGCCTCCTACTCTTATTCAGGAGCTTCTCTTCGAAGATATTTGTAACTCCGGATGA